A window of Planctomycetaceae bacterium contains these coding sequences:
- a CDS encoding metal-dependent hydrolase, translating into MATTLTFLGHSAFQIRIDEKTILIDPFLTHNPLAAVSADDIEADYIIVTHGHDDHVGDTIAIAKRTGAVVISNHEICEWLLRQGVPNVHGMHIGGSHAFPFGTVKLTIAHHGSMLPDGSYGGNPAGILVQTTDGTIYHAGDTGLFYDMTLIGEEGLDVAILPIGDNYTMGPTDSIRAVRMLSPTSVIPGHYNTFPLIEQDVENWADEIRHQTGVQPVVLNPGEDFTLSKSS; encoded by the coding sequence ATGGCAACGACGTTGACATTTCTCGGACATAGCGCATTTCAGATTCGCATCGACGAAAAAACGATACTCATTGACCCGTTTCTCACACACAATCCGCTGGCTGCCGTCAGCGCTGATGACATCGAAGCGGACTATATCATCGTGACACACGGTCACGATGACCATGTTGGAGACACCATTGCCATCGCAAAGCGCACCGGGGCCGTTGTGATTTCGAATCACGAAATCTGCGAATGGCTTCTGCGGCAGGGGGTGCCGAACGTTCATGGAATGCACATCGGCGGCAGTCACGCTTTCCCGTTTGGGACGGTCAAACTCACGATTGCTCATCATGGTTCGATGCTGCCGGATGGATCTTACGGCGGGAACCCAGCGGGAATCCTTGTGCAAACGACTGATGGTACCATCTATCATGCGGGCGACACGGGCCTGTTTTATGATATGACGCTTATTGGAGAAGAAGGTCTGGATGTCGCCATTCTGCCGATCGGTGATAACTACACGATGGGGCCGACAGACTCGATTCGAGCGGTACGAATGCTGAGCCCGACCTCCGTAATTCCCGGGCACTACAATACGTTTCCGCTGATAGAACAAGACGTTGAAAACTGGGCCGATGAAATCAGACATCAAACAGGCGTCCAGCCTGTTGTGCTGAATCCGGGTGAAGACTTCACACTGTCGAAAAGTTCGTAG
- a CDS encoding DUF1499 domain-containing protein: MAVTDSQPRKLSSTQPSGKHRLRSMIYIFMGILLTPVVVLGFLSFTAKPPHNIGPNNGRLSDCPKSPNCVCSQASDDLHFIEAIVIPENCEEPLKRMREIVSKMPGATVIDERPDYLYAVFRSRIFRFPDDVEFLLDDAAGVIQVRSASRVGKSDLGVNRSRVEQIRARFHHANLN; the protein is encoded by the coding sequence ATGGCAGTAACCGATAGCCAGCCCCGCAAACTGAGTTCGACACAACCATCAGGCAAACACAGGCTCAGATCGATGATCTACATTTTCATGGGGATACTACTGACTCCGGTGGTTGTGCTTGGATTCCTGAGCTTCACTGCGAAGCCACCGCACAATATTGGTCCAAACAATGGCCGACTGTCCGACTGTCCGAAATCACCCAATTGCGTGTGCAGTCAGGCAAGTGATGATCTGCACTTCATCGAAGCCATCGTTATTCCGGAAAATTGCGAGGAACCGTTGAAACGCATGCGGGAGATCGTGTCGAAGATGCCCGGGGCCACCGTCATCGATGAAAGGCCAGACTACCTGTATGCGGTGTTCCGCAGCCGAATCTTTCGGTTCCCCGACGATGTGGAATTCCTGCTCGATGACGCAGCGGGTGTCATTCAGGTGCGATCCGCATCACGTGTTGGAAAGTCCGATCTGGGAGTCAATCGCTCCCGTGTCGAACAAATCCGCGCTCGGTTCCATCATGCAAACCTGAACTGA